In Ipomoea triloba cultivar NCNSP0323 chromosome 7, ASM357664v1, a single genomic region encodes these proteins:
- the LOC116024052 gene encoding uncharacterized protein LOC116024052: MIQLPAPARDGPDKDKYCAYHRNRGHETDECHVLKGLIEDLLRSGELAQFAAEKKKNRRRGWKKYFKRSDKEKKDKGPEPDHDPPAAASKQIINVIFGGPEGGDNSERRRAWSRDLPVCSISTSQPEKRMKDEPITFTDQDLLLGGDHSAEALVITVNICGAEVRRVMVDTGSSVNVLYLEAFQKLNIERSALTPVRTSLSGFTGDMVHPEGRVVLPVEVGVYPKILKVEMEFIVVNLACVHNVILGRPGIAQMKAIISMPHLCMKFPTPEGVGTVRGDPRSARLCYVRAVEKQAASTSRVNTIARRKDEEKNEQPGPSEPVEEVPLELERPERCIRIGTSL; the protein is encoded by the coding sequence ATGATTCAACTTCCGGCCCCGGCGAGAGATGGCCCTGACAAGGACAAATACTGCGCCTATCACAGGAACCGGGGGCACGAGACTGACGAATGCCATGTCCTCAAAGGGCTGATCGAAGACCTCTTGCGCTCGGGAGAATTGGCGCAATTCGCTgccgagaagaagaagaaccgacGCCGGGGGTGGAAGAAATACTTCAAGAGATCTGACAAAGAGAAGAAGGATAAAGGACCAGAACCCGACCATGACCCTCCTGCCGCTGCGTCGAAACAGATCATTAACGTTATCTTCGGCGGGCCGGAGGGGGGCGACAACTCGGAGCGCCGACGAGCTTGGTCGAGGGACTTGCCTGTATGTTCGATCAGCACTAGTCAACCTGAGAAGAGAATGAAAGACGAGCCGATAACCTTCACCGACCAAGACCTTCTCCTTGGAGGAGATCATTCTGCCGAAGCATTAGTCATCACTGTTAACATTTGTGGAGCCGAAGTCCGAAGGGTGATGGTAGACACTGGTAGCAGCGTTAATGTGCTATACTTAGAGGCCTTTCAAAAGCTGAACATTGAGAGATCAGCATTAACGCCGGTCCGAACATCGTTGTCGGGTTTTACGGGCGATATGGTCCACCCTGAGGGAAGGGTCGTTCTCCCGGTGGAGGTCGGAGTCTATCCGAAAATTTTGAAAGTAGAGATGGAGTTTATCGTTGTCAATCTGGCATGTGTGCACAACGTCATCTTGGGACGCCCGGGGATAGCTCAGATGAAGGCAATCATCTCTATGCCTCATCTGTGTATGAAGTTCCCGACCCCAGAAGGTGTTGGGACAGTCCGGGGAGATCCAAGGTCGGCCAGATTGTGCTACGTCCGGGCAGTGGAGAAGCAAGCCGCGAGCACGTCTCGTGTGAACACCATTGCCCGACGAAAGGATGAGGAAAAGAATGAGCAGCCTGGGCCCTCCGAGCCCGTAGAAGAAGTACCCTTGGAGTTGGAGCGACCTGAACGATGCATCAGAATTGGAACATCTCTTTGA